GGATCGCAAATTTTAATACCTTCTTTTATATCTTCTTTTGCCATTTCAACAATAGCTCTAACAACTTTTAGAGGTGTGAAAAATTGGCCCCAATTTTTTTTGCTGATACTTTCTTTCAAGAAACTTTCAAAAAGTTGACTTTTAAAATCGTAATCAATATGCTCAAGCTTACCATAATCTTTAAATTTTCCAAGAACTTTCTTAAAAACAGTACTGTAACCTTTTACGGCTTTTTGGTCTTTACTAACAAAAATAGTTCCATTGATAATTGTTGTTTTGTCAATAGGATTTTCAGGAAAAAGAGTTTTTATTTTTGGACGTATAACACCTGCATATGTTTCTAATACCTCTTCTGCTGTGTTTGATTCAAAACTCTCAATTAAAGTATTAAAATTATAAATACCTTGTAAAACTCCTAAATCACTTAAATATTTAAAAATAAAAAGCTCAACAAATGTATATAGGCAATTCTCAGGCGTAGCTCCAGCAACAGACCATATGTCTTGCCATATCTGTTTTGCTAAATCAGTTGGGTTAACAAATTTTTTGGGTTTTATTTGGTCATTAAGTTCGTTAATTGAATAAATTATTTTTTCAATTAATTCTTGGAGATTTTCATCTTTAAGATTAAAATTAGTTTTTATTTCTTTTCCTTTTTCGTCCTTTATTCTGTTTCCGGTTAAAACATTTACCCAGATTGTATCTTTTGTATCAGTAGCAATTATAATATGAGCTTCTAATTTTTTTGCAACTTCTATTTCTTGATTTATAGCTTTATCCTTTTGTTCATCTGTTTTAAATCCAGAAGGTTTTTTAAATTCAACTATAGCAATTACATTTTTCTTTTGAACAATTAATCCATCAACTTTCTTTTTTTCAACATCAGTATAATCAATATTTCTAATAATACCATGCTCTTTTAATGCTTTTACTGTTGTTGCGCCAATATTGTAAAAATCCCATTTGCCAATTTTCTCAGGATTTTTTAATAAATCACGTTGTAATAATTCTTCACTCATAAATATTTTTGAGTTTTAAGATTTATTTTTAATAAACCATTTTGACAAATATAATATTTTTTGAAATGCTATTTTATGTAAAAAATATTTTAAGATAGAGTACTGTTAAATTACTCAATATAGCTTATGAAATTTCGGATTTTTTAATATATTCATCAATTTGCTTCAAACTAAATTTGTATGCATCAAATTTTTCATCTTCATAAAAATTTTTATACCACTCGCAAGTGTTTGCAATTGCCTCATTTGCTTTAAAAACGGGTTTCCATTTCAAATAAAAATTTGCTTTACTGATGTCGAGTTTTAAAAAATTTGCTTCGTGAAATTTATTGTCGGTTTCAACTTTGTAGTTGCCTTTTCCCCAAATGTCAATTAATTTTTTAACAACATTTTCTACTTCAAGAACATCTTCATTTGTTGGACCAAAATTCCAGCTATCACTATATTTTACGCCTTCGGTAAATAATTTTTCACCAAGAAGCAAATATCCTGAGAGCGGCTCTAATACGTGCTGCCATGGACGTGTAGCTTTCGGATTTCTGATTATGATTGTTTCATTTTTACTGATTGATTTTACACAATCGGGAATTAATCTGTCATCAGCCCAGTCGCCGCCGCCAATTACATTGCCTGCACGAGCTGAGGCAATTGCTACATTATGCTTTTTGCCGAAATCATTTATATTGAAAAAAGAATTTCTGTAAGCATTTGTAATTAATTCAACACAACCCTTACTCGAGCTATAAGGGTCGAAGCCGCCCATTGCATCATTTTCCCGGTAACCGTATATCCATTCTTTATTTTCGTAGCATTTATCAGATGTAACAATAACAACAGATTTAACGCTTTTTGTTTTTCTAACAGCTTCAAGCAAATTTATTGTTCCCGTGATGTTAGTTTCATAAGTTAATTTTGGTTCCAAATATGATAATCTAACTAAGGATTGTGCAGCTAAATGAAATACTATTTCGGGTTGTGTCTCGTTGAATATTTTTGTTAAATTGGCTATATCAAGCACATCACCTTTTATATGATTGATTTTGTTTTGTATTCCTAAAGTATCAAATAAATTAGGATTTGTTGGAGGAGCTAAAGAATAACCTGTTACTTTTGCGCCCAGATTAACCAACCACAGTGTAAGCCAAGAACCTTTAAACCCGGTATGTCCGGTAATCAGGACTTTTTTATTTTTATAAATATTATTGAAAATTGTTTTCATAAATATTATTTTTCCCAAATTTTCCAGGGGGCTTTATTTTTGCTCCATAATTCCTCAAGTTCAATTTTGTCTCTTAATGTATCCATTGGTTTCCAAAATCCATAATGTTTGTAAGCAACGAGCTGCTCGTCTTTTGCAATAGTTTCCAATGGTTTTTTTTCCCAAATAGTGGAATCTCCATCAGAAATATAATCAAATATTTTAGGTTCGAGTATGAAAAAACCACCATTAACCCATGAATTATCTCCTTTGGGTTTTTCCTCAAAAGCAAAAACATTTACTTCTTCTTTTTCATCAAATTTAATAATTCCGAAACGTCCTGTTGGCTGAACAACAGTTACCGCTGCAGATTTCTTATGTTTTTTATGAAAAGAAACA
This is a stretch of genomic DNA from Bacteroidales bacterium. It encodes these proteins:
- the rfbG gene encoding CDP-glucose 4,6-dehydratase, translated to MKTIFNNIYKNKKVLITGHTGFKGSWLTLWLVNLGAKVTGYSLAPPTNPNLFDTLGIQNKINHIKGDVLDIANLTKIFNETQPEIVFHLAAQSLVRLSYLEPKLTYETNITGTINLLEAVRKTKSVKSVVIVTSDKCYENKEWIYGYRENDAMGGFDPYSSSKGCVELITNAYRNSFFNINDFGKKHNVAIASARAGNVIGGGDWADDRLIPDCVKSISKNETIIIRNPKATRPWQHVLEPLSGYLLLGEKLFTEGVKYSDSWNFGPTNEDVLEVENVVKKLIDIWGKGNYKVETDNKFHEANFLKLDISKANFYLKWKPVFKANEAIANTCEWYKNFYEDEKFDAYKFSLKQIDEYIKKSEIS